The Humulus lupulus chromosome 3, drHumLupu1.1, whole genome shotgun sequence genome window below encodes:
- the LOC133823729 gene encoding transcription factor E2FA isoform X1 has translation MSGGGRAHNRPAPPPPLASGGAQIVPPLRRHLAFTSTKPPFVPPDDYHRFSSDGRRAADQEPEAIVVRSPLLKRKNALENNEVDHRDWASSPGYINIVNNSPMQTPVSAKGGRTYNRSKGSKANRSTPQTPVSNAGSPSPLTPAGSCRYDSSLGLLTKKFINLIKHAEDGILDLNKAAETLEVQKRRIYDITNVLEGIGLIEKKLKNRIRWKGLDASRPGEVDGDISLLQAEVENLNMEERSLDDRIREMQERLRDLSEDENNQKWLFVTEEDIKGLPCFHNETLIAIKAPHGTTLEVPDPDEAVDYTQRRYRIILRSTMGPIDVYLVSQFEEKFEEMNSAEPPANFPIASSSGSSEPTATEVITVESNTGKEIEPQPQHDHQVCPDINALQEFPGGMMKIVPSDVDNDADYWLISDAEVSITDMWRTDSVVDWDGPNILHSDFVMPDVSTPRPQTPPSGITDVPNTSVDFSQR, from the exons ATGTCCGGCGGCGGTCGAGCTCACAACCGTCCTGCTCCTCCGCCGCCGCTTGCCTCCGGTGGCGCGCAGATCGTACCGCCGTTGAGAAGGCACTTAGCTTTTACGTCGACGAAGCCGCCTTTTGTTCCTCCTGATGATTATCACCGATTCTCCAGCGATGGTCGCAGAGCTGCTGATCAAGAGCCTGAGGCCATTGTTGTTCGATCCCCT CTATTAAAGCGGAAGAATGCATTAGAGAATAACGAAGTTGACCATAGGGATTGGGCTAGCAGTCCTGGATATATTAATATTGTTAACAACAGTCCGATGCAAACTCCAGTTTCTGCTAAAGGGGGCAGAACATACAATAGGTCAAAGGGTTCAAAGGCCAATAGATCTACACCTCAGACACCCGTGTCAAATGCTG GCTCCCCTTCTCCACTAACTCCTGCTGGTAGCTGTCGCTATGACAGTTCTCTAG GCCTTTTGACAAAAAAGTTTATCAATTTGATTAAGCATGCAGAAGATGGCATTCTAGACCTAAATAAAGCAGCAGAAACTTTGGAG GTCCAAAAAAGACGGATATATGACATAACAAATGTCCTGGAGGGCATAGGTCTTATTGAAAAGAAGCTAAAGAACAGAATTCGTTGGAA gGGACTTGACGCTTCAAGACCAGGGGAGGTTGATGGTGATATTTCTTTATTACAG GCAGAAGTTGAAAACCTTAACATGGAAGAGCGCAGTTTAGACGATCGAATAAG AGAGATGCAGGAGAGACTGAGGGACCTGAGTGAAGATGAGAATAACCAAAA GTGGCTTTTTGTGACCGAAGAAGACATCAAGGGCTTACCATGCTTTCAC AATGAAACCCTTATAGCAATTAAAGCTCCACATGGAACAACCCTGGAAGTTCCAGATCCTGATGAA GCTGTTGACTATACACAGAGGAGATACAGGATAATTCTTAGAAGCACGATGGGTCCTATTGATGTCTACCTCGTTAG TCAATTCGAAGAGAAGTTTGAGGAGATGAATAGTGCTGAGCCACCTGCGAACTTCCCTATTGCTTCTAGTTCAGGATCTAGTGAACCTACAGCAACAGAAGTGATCACTGTGGAGAGCAATACTGGAAAGGAAATTGAACCTCAGCCACAACACGACCATCAAGTGTGCCCTGATATTAATGCCTTACAGGAGTTTCCTGGGGGAATGATGAAGATTGTTCCTTCTGACGTGGAT AATGATGCAGACTACTGGCTTATCTCTGATGCTGAAGTTAGCATTACAGATATGTGGAGAACAGACT CTGTTGTTGACTGGGATGGGCCAAATATCCTTCATTCAGATTTTGTAATGCCTGATGTAAGTACCCCAAGGCCCCAAACCCCGCCTTCAGGAATCACCGATGTGCCAAACACTTCTGTCGACTTCTCACAAAGATGA
- the LOC133823729 gene encoding transcription factor E2FA isoform X2, with the protein MLLKRKNALENNEVDHRDWASSPGYINIVNNSPMQTPVSAKGGRTYNRSKGSKANRSTPQTPVSNAGSPSPLTPAGSCRYDSSLGLLTKKFINLIKHAEDGILDLNKAAETLEVQKRRIYDITNVLEGIGLIEKKLKNRIRWKGLDASRPGEVDGDISLLQAEVENLNMEERSLDDRIREMQERLRDLSEDENNQKWLFVTEEDIKGLPCFHNETLIAIKAPHGTTLEVPDPDEAVDYTQRRYRIILRSTMGPIDVYLVSQFEEKFEEMNSAEPPANFPIASSSGSSEPTATEVITVESNTGKEIEPQPQHDHQVCPDINALQEFPGGMMKIVPSDVDNDADYWLISDAEVSITDMWRTDSVVDWDGPNILHSDFVMPDVSTPRPQTPPSGITDVPNTSVDFSQR; encoded by the exons ATG CTATTAAAGCGGAAGAATGCATTAGAGAATAACGAAGTTGACCATAGGGATTGGGCTAGCAGTCCTGGATATATTAATATTGTTAACAACAGTCCGATGCAAACTCCAGTTTCTGCTAAAGGGGGCAGAACATACAATAGGTCAAAGGGTTCAAAGGCCAATAGATCTACACCTCAGACACCCGTGTCAAATGCTG GCTCCCCTTCTCCACTAACTCCTGCTGGTAGCTGTCGCTATGACAGTTCTCTAG GCCTTTTGACAAAAAAGTTTATCAATTTGATTAAGCATGCAGAAGATGGCATTCTAGACCTAAATAAAGCAGCAGAAACTTTGGAG GTCCAAAAAAGACGGATATATGACATAACAAATGTCCTGGAGGGCATAGGTCTTATTGAAAAGAAGCTAAAGAACAGAATTCGTTGGAA gGGACTTGACGCTTCAAGACCAGGGGAGGTTGATGGTGATATTTCTTTATTACAG GCAGAAGTTGAAAACCTTAACATGGAAGAGCGCAGTTTAGACGATCGAATAAG AGAGATGCAGGAGAGACTGAGGGACCTGAGTGAAGATGAGAATAACCAAAA GTGGCTTTTTGTGACCGAAGAAGACATCAAGGGCTTACCATGCTTTCAC AATGAAACCCTTATAGCAATTAAAGCTCCACATGGAACAACCCTGGAAGTTCCAGATCCTGATGAA GCTGTTGACTATACACAGAGGAGATACAGGATAATTCTTAGAAGCACGATGGGTCCTATTGATGTCTACCTCGTTAG TCAATTCGAAGAGAAGTTTGAGGAGATGAATAGTGCTGAGCCACCTGCGAACTTCCCTATTGCTTCTAGTTCAGGATCTAGTGAACCTACAGCAACAGAAGTGATCACTGTGGAGAGCAATACTGGAAAGGAAATTGAACCTCAGCCACAACACGACCATCAAGTGTGCCCTGATATTAATGCCTTACAGGAGTTTCCTGGGGGAATGATGAAGATTGTTCCTTCTGACGTGGAT AATGATGCAGACTACTGGCTTATCTCTGATGCTGAAGTTAGCATTACAGATATGTGGAGAACAGACT CTGTTGTTGACTGGGATGGGCCAAATATCCTTCATTCAGATTTTGTAATGCCTGATGTAAGTACCCCAAGGCCCCAAACCCCGCCTTCAGGAATCACCGATGTGCCAAACACTTCTGTCGACTTCTCACAAAGATGA